The genomic DNA CACCGTGGCCCAGATTCGCGAAATGTCAGACGCAGGAATTGAGATCGGTTGCCACACCCGCCGACACATCGATTTCAGCAATGTTCACTCCATCGAACACGTACGAAGCGAAATTATCGAAGCCAAAGATGAACTCGAACAAATGATCGGGCGACCGGTTCACTACTTCGCATTTCCGTTCGGATTGCCGGCGCAACTTACTCAAGCTGCGATCGAGATCGTCCATGAAGCCGGGTTCGCCGGTTTCTGCAGCGCGTTCGGTGCATACAACCATATTGGCAACGACTGGTTCCATATTCGGCGTTTCCACGGCGACCCTGAATTCGAGCGATTGGTCAATTGGTGCACTTACGACACAGCCAAGGCTCGAACCGAACCAAGGGTTCAGTACTTTCTACCACCGGCTAAGTCTTTCGAGCAAACGCAGGCGATGATGCCGTCGATGCCAGTTCCTCACATCACCACCTTTGGAAGCTTCCATGCTTAGCCAAACTTTATTGCGACGCCGCCCCTGGCGCAGTGTTAAACAGCGCAAGACCAATCGTCCGCTACGTTGTGCATTCGTCATCACGAGCATGCCTGTCGGCGGCGCAGAAACGTTGCTGGTCAACATGATGCGACGCATGGATTCGAAGGTGGTTGAACCTGAAGTCGTGTGCTTAAAGGAACCGGGTCCCCTTGGCGAAGCGATCAGCGGTGAGTTTCCCTTGCACTCCCATTTGATCGGCGGCAAGTACGACGTGTTGGTTGTTTGGAAACTTGCGCGTCTTTTTCACCAACGCCGCATCGATGCCGTGATCACTGTGGGTGCCGGCGACAAGATGTTCTGGGGACGCTTAGCCGCTGCGGTTGCGGGAGTTCCAGTGATCGCGTCTGCGCTTCATTCCACTGGATGGCCCGACGGTGTGGGACGACTCAACCGAACTCTTACTTGCGTAACCGATGCGTTCATCGGGGTAGCAGATTCGCACGGCGAGTTTCTTCGCGACTTCGAGAAATTTCCTGCCGGCAAGGTGAACGTGATTCGCAATGGAGTCGACTGTGATCGCTTCCACCCCGACCCCGATGCCAGAGCGTCTTTGCGTCGTGAACTTGGCCTGAGTGAGGCAACTCCTGTGGTGGGAATTGTCGCCGCGCTGCGACACGAAAAGAATCACACGATGCTCGTTCGTGCAGCGAAGCTGATCGCTGAAAAGGAAACGCACAAGCCAACGTCCGAGCAAACTCATTGGGTAATCGTCGGCGATGGACCAGAGCGTGAAACGATTGAATCGCTGGCGACTGAACTCGATATCGCGAATCGAATTCACCTGCTAGGCACCCGTCACGACACGGACAAAATTGTCGCCGGCTTGGATGTCTTTACACTTTGTTCGCTCAACGAAGCCTCTCCGGTGTCCATCTTGGAAGCCTTAGCATCCGAAGTGCCCGTTGTGGCGACAGACGTCGGCAGCGTCAAAGAGTCCGTGATCGCTGACCAAACCGGTACCCTAATCCCGTCGGAAGACGTTAACGCAATGGCGATGTCGATCGAGCGGATGCTTGCCAATCCCGCTTCCCGCCAGGCGATGGGCAAACGAGGTCGTCAATTGGTGCTTGAAACCGGTTCGCTAGAATCCATGGTGGCCGGGTATCAACAATTGATCACGACTCAGTACGATCGGCAACTATCGGCTTCGAGTGCCGCGACCATCACTGTTCCGCGAGTGCGAACTCAGGCAACCTTGCGATCCGACTGAACACGATCGGTGGCCTGCGACACCCATCCTTCACGCTCGATACGACCTTTGAATCCAAGAATGTCGTTAAATGCACTGACGTGTTCTTGGGTCCAATGAGCGATTTGCTCGAAGAAGAAGACACCGTGTTCGTTCAATCGTTGTTGGTTCACCGCTCCGATGCCCCAAAGCTCGGTCAAGTCGTCCGGATGATCCGGGGTCGTCTTGTACACGAGGCCGTACGTGTCATCCACGACGAAATCCAGCATCTCTGGGCTGATGCCATCCATTTGAGGTTGGTGCATGCTAAGGATCAAATCGTCGGCGGCAGGAGCGGAGTTCGCGGCCACGACGTCATCAGAGCTCACGCGGATCGTTTGTTCGATTTCAAACTGGGCTGACTCAAGTTGCTCGACTCGATGATTGAGCTCAATGATTTCCAATTTAAGCGATTCGATTCGTGCGTTACCTGCCTTGAAGGCTTCAAAAGCCAACGTGAACTCATGCTGCATCGAAGCCAAGTTCTTTTCTTGCTTTCGCACCGTTGCGGTCAATGAGGCGAGCGAATCGTGACGCTTACGTTCAGCATTTCCGTAGACCAACCAATAGATCCCCCAGCACGCGATCAAGCCCAAGTAAACCGTCGCGAGACCAGCGATGACCTGGTATCCCGACAATCCAAAGACAGGGGTCACAAACGAGGTCATCGACGAGGCTTCAAGCAAAAATTCGTTTAAAGGAGCAATCAGCATCGTTTCGAATCCGTTCTAGGCGAGCACGGTCAGCGAGTTAAAGATCGCGTCAAAGGCGTGGTCGTCGTTTGCGATGTCGTGGTTAATTTGAAGGAATCAGTTATCCGGTCTATCGGCGTTACTCGTGACGATCCTGACGACTTTAGTGCTTGCCCGTACAGCTTCACATCTTCGAAATCTTTCTCGTCGTGAAACGAAAAACCCGCCATGAAACCCAGCAAAGGGGCCGCATGGCGGGTTGAAGGTTGTGTAGTTCTGCGAAGCGGGCCATCACCAACACCGTCTTCGCCGCAATGACGTTACTTGGCCGCTGCGTATCGAGCAGCAACGGCGTCCCAATCGACGACGTCCCAGAAGGCGCCCACGTAATCGGGACGACGGTTTTGATAGTTTAGGTAGTAAGCGTGTTCCCAAACGTCCAAGCCTAGGATCGGAGTGCCACCGATGCCAGCCACCGCAGCGCCCATCAAAGGACTGTCTTGATTAGCGGTGCTACCGATCTTCAAAGCGCCGCCATCTACGTACAACCAAGCCCAACCGCTTCCGAAGCGAGTTCCGGCAGCGGTCGCAAATTGCGACTTCATTTCATCAAGTGAGCCAAAAGCGCTGTTGATCGCGTCGGCCAGTTCGCCCGAAGGCGCGCCGCCCTTACCGGGTCCCATCACCGTCCAAAACAACGAGTGATTTGCGTGGCCACCGCCGTTGTTACGGACGGCGCCTTTCTTATCATCGGGTACCGATGACAAGTTCGAGATCAGATCTTCGATCGACTTGCCTTCCAAGTCGGTGCCGGAGATCGCGTTGTTGACGTTATTGATGTACGCCTGGTGATGCTTTGTATGGTGAATTTCCATTGTACGAGCGTCGATGCTAGGCTCGAGGGCGTCGTAAGCGTAGGGCAGATCGGGTAGCGAATACGCCATGGTTGTGGACTCCAAATTCAGTGGTTGAGGGACATCAGTCGTCTCTCAGCACAATAGCAATCTGTCCAGTTGCGACAACCCGGGCGCAGCCAACATCGTTGCCTTGATTGGGCATTTTCTCACGCCCCGAATTTGCTCGCAGAACGACCAAACGGCAACAAAAACAGCCAAGTCACTTGCGTGACTTGGCTGCCTGAAGTTCAGATTCGGCGTCGACGAGGACTACTGTTGAGTCGGATCGAAGCCGGTTTGAGCCAATTCTTCCTCTTCTTGGATGATGATCCGTGGTGTCACCATCATCATTAAGCTGGAAGCTTCCCGACCTACCGTGACGTTCTTGAACAGTCGGCTCAGGTATGGAATCTTGCTAAGCATAGGAACACCACGTTCGGCGCGACCTTCTCGCATTCGCTTGATACCACCGAGCAAGATAGTTCCACCGTCGGGAACGCTGACGGTTGTGCTAATCGTCGTGAATGCGAAGACAGGCAACTGAACCGTTGTACCTTCGATCACGTCGGACTCATCGGTGCTATCGGTCGCGTCATTCTCGTCCACGACTCCGTCACCGTTGGTATCTTCCTGGTCGGTTGTACTTCGGCTGGTCGTACGTCGGCCTTCGTAGGTGAAGGTATTGACGTCACCGATCTGGCTAAAGAACGGCACAAGCGTGAGGCGAACGAATCGCTTGTCGTCACTCACGATACCCTGCACATTGAGCGAGGTACCTTCATTAAGAACCACGATCACCGGTTGTTGAGCGACCGCAAAGTCACCCACCACTGGCGTCACACTGGTCACGAATGGTCGTTGAGTGAAGTCACTGATCGAAGCGAGCTGACCGTCAAACAACGTTACCTTAGGAGCCTGCATCACGTTGGTTCGGTTGTCGGTTTGGATCGCTTGGATAAAGAAGTAAGCTTCGATATCGCTAAGCACTGCAAAGCCGAGGTTGGCTGCGGTACCCAAGTTTTGACCACCGAAGGCCGGACCACCACTGATAAAGCTTTGGTTATTGAACGCGATGTCCAAGTCAGGCGTGAAAGCCCCTCCAATACCATCGTATCCAACGGTTACCGAAGGTCCCTCGTCGTCATCTGGGAACTCGCGGGTGTTGTCATCGACTTGGAAGTTGAAGTCCACACCGATTTGTTCAGCAAAGGTATCGGCCAAGGTAATGAAGCGAACTTCGATTGTGATCTGCAAGTTCTGCAGACGGCGAAGCGATTCGAGCAAGTCCGAAATCTTTTCGTGGGTTTCACTAGTGGTACTGATCACCAATGAAAGGTTCTGTGGGTACTCTTGCATCGTGCCCTGACCACCCAGTGCGTCCCATGATTCGGGATCGACGGTGTTCTGAATCAGGTCGATTAGCGACTGGAAGTCAGCAAAGCTACTTCCCCCCGCACCGCCACCCATCGGTGGATTGTTTGGACCAAAGCCACCTTGGCTACCCAGCGGGTTGTACTGGCCGAGAACGTTCGGGTTGCTTCCCATCGGGTTCATCGCATTGGACATTCGATTTCCGATATCCGTTGCCGACATCGGAACCAATTGCACGTCTGATCGCGGCTGCGTCATTTGATACGCGTTGCGAAGAGCACCGGCCAAGCCATCTTCATAGCTGGTTGCAAAGTTGGGAATCGGTGTCACCAAGTCAGTAACACGATAGGTCACCGGGAAAACGTTGCTGTCTTTGACCTCTTGCGAGGTGATCATCAGCACGTCGTTTTGAATCATGTGTGCAAGCTGCAGGGGCTGAAGAATCAGGTTCAGTGCACTTTCGAGCTTGATTGAATTAGGAATCATCAAGGAGATCGGCGACTCTGGCGAAACGCGAACTCCCGTCAAGGCACGCTCGTCCATGATCATTGGAATACCTGTCATCGCTGAAAGGTCTTCCAACACTTCGCCCAGGGGACGATTGCGATACTTGATGCTTACCTGTGAGGCAAGTTTGCGGCTGATTTCTTTCTCCGCTTCGCTTAAGCGCGAATCACGATCACCGGACGCGTCGAGACGTCGACGGGACTTTTCGATCCACGTTTCGGCATCGGGGTGCGTCAAAGGCATGTCAGGATCTGGACCGATCATCGATCGCTCGGCGTCCAGCATGTTCTTAGCGAATGAATCTTCCTTAGCCGCGCGAATTTCTTGGTCCTGGGACATTCGCACGCCCATACGACTGTTATGGAACATTTGGATCGAAACTGGATCGCCAGGCTTCAACTCGGCGACTTGCTTGGCGATCAATTCCGCTTCGTTGAAGCGACGATCTTTCATCAAGGCATTGAATTCATCAACCAGCATCGAGACCTGGTGGTCCGTTGCAGCTTCTCGCTTGTCTGCTTGTTCCATGTCCGTGCGAACGGATGCGTTCTGGATATCAAGCTCGATCTTGGCTCGGTTGGCATCGACGTAAGACTTTTGCTCTTTGATCGCGCGGTCAACCAAAACAGCGAGCGATCGCTTGGCTTGTTCGTCAATATCACTGCTGTCGACGCGACGTCGAAGACGCTCAAGTTCATCGAGAGCATCAAGAGGTGCGTCACTCTTCTTCGTTTCTACCGACGCCAGTTCAGCGGTCACTTCTTTGTACAAGCGGCGTGTCTTGGCTTCGGCTTCGAGTCGTGTTTTGTCGATCTCGGACAGTTCACCATTCTCGTTGGGCTTTGCACTAGGAACCAAACGTGTTGGCTGAAGGAGCGTCAGCTTGTCTTTAAGTTGGTTTTGCTGAGTGACCGACAATCCCTCTTTAACTCGCCAAGCTTCTTTGAATTGCTTACGAGCCTCTTCGCGGTCGCCACTTAGCAACGCTTGCATTCCAGCATCATAGGCTTGGCTTGCGTAGGTTGATTCGGTGTTTTGAACTTGTTGAATTTGATTCGGCGTTTCGCCCGCGTTGGCGGCGCCACCGTTGAATAGCATTTGAGCAATGGCACCGTTGTCATCAGCCCCGGTCGCCGGTTCCATCGCAAGTGCGGGTTGGATGAAGTTTCCGCTGGTTTGTTGTCCAGAGGTTTGCATCACGCCGGAACTTGCGATTCCGGACCGCTTAGCGGCGGATTCAGCGTCAAGAACAAACTGCCAAACGCGCGGCTCACCAGCAGCGAAGGCTTTTTCAGGAACGCCTAAGGATTGTGCTTGCTGTGCGATTTGCAATGCGCCCGCTGCGTCACCTCGATCGAGTGCCGCGCGACCGATCGCAATCAAACGCAGAGCTTCGCGTTTGGCTGCGTCAGGATCTGCGTTCGCCGTTTGAATGGGCATGGCCCCGGCAACAGCAGGCATTCGCTGGACTGCCGAAGGCATCGCGTAGGAAGGACCGTTAGCCGCCGGATTCGGTACCGTCGAGCCTGTTCCCACCGAACCGGTTGCCGTTGGGGCAACAAGGTTGCGAGGCGGTAAGGCCAACAATGCTGGGTCGATTCCGATACCGACTAGTTGCTGATGTAACTTGGCTGCTTCCGGTTGCAGGTTCGGCAATTGCGAAACCATCGGAGACAACGTTCGATACGACTCGACCGCAGCGGCATAGTCACGGTTGGCGATTTGATCGCGAACCTGATTGAGCTTTGCCTGGGCCTGAGCAACCGTGGGAACGGTGACTTGCGAAGGGGATGAGCTTGAGGGAACCTGGCCAAATGTAGATTGGCCAATGGCATCCTGGGTGGACATCGCCATCATGGCGACGATTGCAGACCAGGCCATCGATCGAATGGACAAGGTGACGGTTGCGAGTTCGAGGCGATACAACGCGACTCTCCTTCTTCGCGGTGAGACTTCCATAAGGGAGCATCAATCGGCCGAGCTTGCCCAATCCATGGCTTGCTTAGGTGGCTAACTGACTCCGGGTTTAAACAGTTCCTTCGCCAACACTTGACCACCGGATTCCGTTAGAAATCAACGTCATATTGATGGCAACTGAACTGCTTGCTGATGGGAATAGCCTCTGGGCCAAACTCATGTCAACGTCGAAACGCTGCCGAAAGCGCGAATTTCGATTTCTTCATGGATGACCCCCAGTGAAACTCGCGGGCGACGATCTGAAGCGAGACATTCTGGCAACCCAAAGCGTCCGTCAGGGCATAAAAAAACCCCGGGCATCACAACAATGACCGAGGTTTCGAAGTAGTCTTTGGCGTCTTCAAGCGTTCGCCGACATGAGCAACTAGGCTGCCTGTTCAGCGAGCTTTTTACGCTTTTCAGCAGCGTTCTTGTAGTCAACGACGTCCCAAGCCAATCCGGTTGCCTTCAGCAACTTGATCGCTTGCCAAGTGATGTCAAATTCCCACCACTTGTGACCATGCTTGGCCATCCGTGGGTACGCGTGGTGGTTGTTGTGCCAGCCTTCACCGTAAGCAACGATCGCAACAAACCAGTTGTTACGGCTGTCGTCGGTCGTCTCGTAGTTGCGGTATCCGAACATGTGGGAAGCACTATTGACCAACCAAGTCGCATGCAACACGAGGACTAATCGTACGAACAATCCCCACACCAACAATGAAGTGCCGAAAGCTGCACCGTCGATCGCGTAGCCGATGCCAAAAAGGATCAAGCCCGTCAACGCATGCAAAGGCAAGAACAAGTAGTCCAGTGCCCGCATGTAGCGTTCTTTGTACAAGTCCGGAGCCCATCGCTTCAGGTATCCCACGCGGTCTCCGTTGTGCGTATGGAATGCTAGCCAAAACGCGTGACTCCAAAATCCGCCATCATGAGGAGAGTGTGGATCTCCTTCTTGATCGCTCAAAGCATGGTGTTTGCGGTGATCGGCAACCCAATCCAAAGGCGAACCTTCGCCTGCCAATGTTCCAATTGTGGCAAACACGTTGCGAACCCAAGGGTAGGTCTGCATGCCGGTGTGGGTCAACAATCGGTGAAAACCTAGGCAAATACCAAGGCTTCCCGTCACCCAGTGCAAGCCAACCATGACGGCGAGCCCAGTCCATGAGAAATAGGGGTAAGCCATCGTCAGCACCACGATGTGGGCTGCGGCTAGCCATCCAATTGCCCAGTAACTGAGATTGTTCAAGCGAACGCGATCTTGAGCCGTTTCGCTCTGTGGCTTTGGCTTCTTGGCGTTGCTTTTTGCATCGTCAAGAAGCGTGTTTTCCAGGTCTGAATCGTCGATATTTGATTTGTCCCAGATCTCGACATTGTTATCGAAATCAGACTGCGGCCTTGCGTGTGCCGAGGGGCGTGTTTTGTTCTTTTCAGTGGTTTTCGGGTCAGCAACAGATGACATTCCGTGATTTCCTACTTCGGGAGGACTTTGCTCAGCTTCCAATCGCTGATTGAGCCCAAAGTGTAGCGAGATCACATGTCCGCTCTGTCTAGGCGAAATGCCAACTTTGTAACGGGCGTGTAATAGTTTGCGATTGGGGGTCGCAGAACCGAATGAGCACCCGCAGATTACGAGTGCAAACCTGCCAACCGGGGGGAAATCCTACAGAAAAACCTGCGTGTGAGGGAACACGCAGGCATTTCGAG from Rubripirellula amarantea includes the following:
- a CDS encoding polysaccharide deacetylase family protein; translation: MNLIKSALLGARNCLCASSRQQRLAQLASTGEVPCSVAFYHRVADTVANGWTMSTQQFREHIDYFQSRMTIVDLAEVQWRVREGHSVDQSMSITFDDGYADNMDYAIPLLIERDIPCTYFVTTQNVINGKPFPHDRDAGQPLQPNTVAQIREMSDAGIEIGCHTRRHIDFSNVHSIEHVRSEIIEAKDELEQMIGRPVHYFAFPFGLPAQLTQAAIEIVHEAGFAGFCSAFGAYNHIGNDWFHIRRFHGDPEFERLVNWCTYDTAKARTEPRVQYFLPPAKSFEQTQAMMPSMPVPHITTFGSFHA
- a CDS encoding glycosyltransferase, producing MPVGGAETLLVNMMRRMDSKVVEPEVVCLKEPGPLGEAISGEFPLHSHLIGGKYDVLVVWKLARLFHQRRIDAVITVGAGDKMFWGRLAAAVAGVPVIASALHSTGWPDGVGRLNRTLTCVTDAFIGVADSHGEFLRDFEKFPAGKVNVIRNGVDCDRFHPDPDARASLRRELGLSEATPVVGIVAALRHEKNHTMLVRAAKLIAEKETHKPTSEQTHWVIVGDGPERETIESLATELDIANRIHLLGTRHDTDKIVAGLDVFTLCSLNEASPVSILEALASEVPVVATDVGSVKESVIADQTGTLIPSEDVNAMAMSIERMLANPASRQAMGKRGRQLVLETGSLESMVAGYQQLITTQYDRQLSASSAATITVPRVRTQATLRSD
- a CDS encoding superoxide dismutase, which codes for MAYSLPDLPYAYDALEPSIDARTMEIHHTKHHQAYINNVNNAISGTDLEGKSIEDLISNLSSVPDDKKGAVRNNGGGHANHSLFWTVMGPGKGGAPSGELADAINSAFGSLDEMKSQFATAAGTRFGSGWAWLYVDGGALKIGSTANQDSPLMGAAVAGIGGTPILGLDVWEHAYYLNYQNRRPDYVGAFWDVVDWDAVAARYAAAK
- a CDS encoding general secretion pathway protein GspD gives rise to the protein MAWSAIVAMMAMSTQDAIGQSTFGQVPSSSSPSQVTVPTVAQAQAKLNQVRDQIANRDYAAAVESYRTLSPMVSQLPNLQPEAAKLHQQLVGIGIDPALLALPPRNLVAPTATGSVGTGSTVPNPAANGPSYAMPSAVQRMPAVAGAMPIQTANADPDAAKREALRLIAIGRAALDRGDAAGALQIAQQAQSLGVPEKAFAAGEPRVWQFVLDAESAAKRSGIASSGVMQTSGQQTSGNFIQPALAMEPATGADDNGAIAQMLFNGGAANAGETPNQIQQVQNTESTYASQAYDAGMQALLSGDREEARKQFKEAWRVKEGLSVTQQNQLKDKLTLLQPTRLVPSAKPNENGELSEIDKTRLEAEAKTRRLYKEVTAELASVETKKSDAPLDALDELERLRRRVDSSDIDEQAKRSLAVLVDRAIKEQKSYVDANRAKIELDIQNASVRTDMEQADKREAATDHQVSMLVDEFNALMKDRRFNEAELIAKQVAELKPGDPVSIQMFHNSRMGVRMSQDQEIRAAKEDSFAKNMLDAERSMIGPDPDMPLTHPDAETWIEKSRRRLDASGDRDSRLSEAEKEISRKLASQVSIKYRNRPLGEVLEDLSAMTGIPMIMDERALTGVRVSPESPISLMIPNSIKLESALNLILQPLQLAHMIQNDVLMITSQEVKDSNVFPVTYRVTDLVTPIPNFATSYEDGLAGALRNAYQMTQPRSDVQLVPMSATDIGNRMSNAMNPMGSNPNVLGQYNPLGSQGGFGPNNPPMGGGAGGSSFADFQSLIDLIQNTVDPESWDALGGQGTMQEYPQNLSLVISTTSETHEKISDLLESLRRLQNLQITIEVRFITLADTFAEQIGVDFNFQVDDNTREFPDDDEGPSVTVGYDGIGGAFTPDLDIAFNNQSFISGGPAFGGQNLGTAANLGFAVLSDIEAYFFIQAIQTDNRTNVMQAPKVTLFDGQLASISDFTQRPFVTSVTPVVGDFAVAQQPVIVVLNEGTSLNVQGIVSDDKRFVRLTLVPFFSQIGDVNTFTYEGRRTTSRSTTDQEDTNGDGVVDENDATDSTDESDVIEGTTVQLPVFAFTTISTTVSVPDGGTILLGGIKRMREGRAERGVPMLSKIPYLSRLFKNVTVGREASSLMMMVTPRIIIQEEEELAQTGFDPTQQ
- a CDS encoding acyl-CoA desaturase, producing MSSVADPKTTEKNKTRPSAHARPQSDFDNNVEIWDKSNIDDSDLENTLLDDAKSNAKKPKPQSETAQDRVRLNNLSYWAIGWLAAAHIVVLTMAYPYFSWTGLAVMVGLHWVTGSLGICLGFHRLLTHTGMQTYPWVRNVFATIGTLAGEGSPLDWVADHRKHHALSDQEGDPHSPHDGGFWSHAFWLAFHTHNGDRVGYLKRWAPDLYKERYMRALDYLFLPLHALTGLILFGIGYAIDGAAFGTSLLVWGLFVRLVLVLHATWLVNSASHMFGYRNYETTDDSRNNWFVAIVAYGEGWHNNHHAYPRMAKHGHKWWEFDITWQAIKLLKATGLAWDVVDYKNAAEKRKKLAEQAA